One Solanum pennellii chromosome 9, SPENNV200 DNA segment encodes these proteins:
- the LOC107031154 gene encoding uncharacterized protein LOC107031154, giving the protein MSNEFCVYLWLLPFPLTHFLFAFNIQIAEAVDNLEVTVFTMWSAPNLQAMSLRPRIIQPHFCNDGCTKFRQHMFLAWSSINRVEINHCFTSHLHMQCCAVLADTTKIVSDNFRGNRSFDSKARTFKPFGQASHSLLLGRCQVRSEDSEGTLSGESILQNEETLARDLRTAIKEENYAQAAKIRDRLRLLQENSNASVLAANARFYNAFKTGDLAAMQALWSRGENTCIVHPGVSGISGYDLVMGSWEFVWAEYDFPLEIEIRDVQVHVRGDLGYVTCVEMVKTKGSSWGKQFATNVFEKVDGQWFICIHHASYIDL; this is encoded by the exons ATGAGTAATGAGTTTTGTGTCTATCTATGGCTTCTTCCATTTCCATTGACCCATTTTCTCTTCGCCTTCAATATTC AAATTGCTGAAGCAGTTGATAACTTGGAAGTAACTGTATTTACAATGTGGTCAGCCCCAAATTTGCAGGCTATGTCATTGAGACCTCGCATCATTCAACCTCACTTCTGCAATGAC GGATGCACTAAGTTCAGACAACACATGTTTTTAGCTTGGTCCAGTATCAACCGAGTCGAGATCAACCACTGCTTTACTTCACATCTCCATATGCAATGTTGTGCAGTTTTAGCTGACACAACTAAGATAGTTTCTGACAATTTTCGTGGAAATCGTTCTTTTGATTCAAAAGCTAGAACTTTCA AACCTTTTGGACAAGCATCCCATTCTCTGTTGCTTGGACGATGCCAAGTCAGGAGTGAAGATTCAGAAGGAACCTTGAGTGGCGAAAGCATCTTGCAAAATGAAGAAACCTTGGCTCGAGATTTAAGGACTGCTATTAAAGAGGAGAACTATGCCCAAGCAGCAAAAATCAGGGATCGCCTCCGGCTTCTCCAGGAGAATAGTAATGCATCTGTACTAGCAGCAAATGCTCGATTTTACAATGCTTTCAAGACTGGAGATTTAGCTGCTATGCAAGCCCTCTGGTCGAGGGGTGAGAATACATGCATCGTGCACCCGGGGGTGAGTGGCATATCAGGCTATGATCTTGTAATGGGAAGCTGGGAGTTTGTGTGGGCAGAATATGATTTCCCACTAGAAATAGAGATCAGAGATGTCCAAGTTCATGTTAGAGGTGATCTGGGGTACGTTACGTGCGTTGAAATGGTCAAGACAAAGGGCAGCAGCTGGGGAAAACAGTTTGCTACTAATGTGTTTGAGAAGGTTGATGGACAATGGTTCATATGTATTCACCATGCCTCTTATATTGACCTGTAA